The genomic segment CGTTCGGCGGGGTGCCAACGGCCACTCCGACGGCGATGTCGCCCTCAACCACTCCCCCGAACGACCCATCGATCGTGTCATTCCAAAGAACCTGGCCAGTGGCGCCGTTGAGCTTCAGGACGGCAAAATCGATGCCGGTTCCCGTGTCATCGACCTCACCGGCCGCGTATACGTCGCCGTTGCCGTCCGTGGCGACCGCGTGGGCGATATCTCCGCTGTTCGAGGCAGTCCCGCTGCCGCTGAAGATCCACTTGAGCTCACCGGTCATCGCGGCGAGCTTGGCGACGGTGAAGTCAAACGCGGTCGGAAACGCGGGGTTGTTCTGTGGGTTGACGATCGTTCCCGCTGCGACGACGTCACCGATGGGGTCGAGCGTCAGCGCCTCGGCCCTTCCACTCCCAACCGTGCTCGGGAGTTCCCGGGTCCACACCGGCTGCCCATCATTCGCGCCGAGCCGGGCGACAAAGAAATTAGTGCGCCGCTCGTTCGGTACCGGCTTCTCGCCGGCGACGAACACGTCTCCCGATGACCCCACCCGCACGGCGGCCACGCGATCGTTCGGCGGCGATCCCGCGGACGTAGCCCAAAGAACTAGGCCTGATCCGCCGGCGAGCCTGGCCGTTACCCCATCGAGGTCTCCCGCTCCATTCACGATGAATCCGCCGACAACAACATCGTCTTCCGGAGTCATCGCGACGTCGAGGCCATCGGCCTCGCCCGTCTCATGGGGCCCAACCTCAGTCCTCCAGAGCTCGTGTCCGTCCATGGCCGCGAGGCGGACGACAACGACCTGTTGGACTGAACCCAAACCATCAGAGCGGGGGTCAGTCAGATGTCCCACCGCCACGACGTCGCCGTCACCCGCGGCCACCAGCCGCCGCGCGGCGTTTGACACGTTGATCCCACTCGCCCCGCCGCGGATACCGGCGCGCCAGAGTTCGCGGCCATCGGCGGCGTCGAGACACACCACCGCGAAGGCATGATCGACCGTACCACCAACGGCCACCGTCGACCCCAGGCGTACCACTGATGCCACAGCCTCGGCTGAGAATCCGAGCCACTTCCTCCACCGCGGCTGTCCCGACATCCGGTCAAAGGCGCGAACCGTGAGTTGCGTCGTGCCGAATGCGTCGTGCTCCCTCCCCGACACGACCACGGAGTCTTCAACCTCAACAAGGCTATACGCTTCGTCGAAGGAGCTGATGAGGGGTCCGCCTGTCACGGTGACCCACGCCTCGACGCGAGCGCCGTAACCCAGAACGGCGCTTATACCGAGAAGCGCAACCGCTCGCCGGTTCGTCCGGCTTCGAGGCCAATGCGGTCGCTGGCGGGCGTGAGCCCGCCCCGCCGCATTGCCACTAGCAACCGGCCGCCACACGAACATCTGGATCAGGCGACCCATTCGTAACGTTGCGCGTATCACCGAACGCGGCAATCCATGGAGAGCCGGCTCCGGGCTTCGGGCGGGTCGATCACCCCAGCGCAGGGACGACCTCCTGCCCGAGTTGCACCAGCGACGTCACCGCCACCTCGCGCGGCATGCCCGTGGAGCCCGGGATCACGTAGCAGAAGTCGAGGCCGAGCGCGGCGAGCCGCCGGAACCGCTCGCGCGCGACATCGACCGGGCCCGCGATCGCGAACCAGTCGACGAACTCGTCGCTGATGCCCGCCGTGTGCGGCACCCCGGTCCGGGTGTGCTGCCGCATGTCGTAGTGCTCGCGGAGCCAGCGGGCGGCCGCCGCGAGCGGCGCCGGCAGGCGCGTGAGATCGCTGCCGCGGAACGCCGAGAAGCGGGCGAAGCTCGCGGCCGAGCCGCGGACGGCGTCGCGCGCGACGGGCACGTCGTCGTGGATGACGGCGTTCACGAACGCCCCGCAGCGGAGCGTGCGGCCGGCGGCTCGCGCCGCGTCGCGAACGCGCTCCAGGACACTCGCGACGTACTGCGGATCCGCACCGACGGCGAGGCAGACGGCATCGGCACGGCGAGCGGCCACCTCGACGACGCGCCGGCCCGTGGCCGCGACCTCGACCGGCACCTTCGGGACGTCGGTGTGCTCGAGCCATTCGAGGCGGCTCGCGAAGCCGTCGCGGTCGACGGCCTCCCCGCGCAGGTAGGCCTGCACCGCCGTCAGGTAGCGCTCGAAGCTCGCGACGGGATCCTCGCGCTTGCCGATCCGCTGCACCGAGGAATCGCCGCGGCCGATGCCGAGGACCGCGCGGCCGCCGCTCTCCACCTGGAGGGCCAGCGCCGCGGAAGCGGTGACCGCGGGATCGCGCGTGATCGAGTTGGTGACGCCGGGGCCGAGACGGATCCGCGTCGTGGCCTTCGCCGCAAGCATGAGCTGGCCCCACACCTCGGGCGCGAGGTTCTGGCTGTCGGGGAAGAGCACGGTGTGGAGGCCGAGCGCCTCGAGCCGTCGTGCGGTGTCGGCGGACCGGCCGGGCCCGGCGACGGCGAGAACGCCGATGTCCATCTCTAACCGAGCGCCGCCAGATCGATCCGATAGAGCTCGGCGACGTTCTCGCACAGGATCGCGCGCCGCTGCGCCTCGGTGAGCTCGCCGGTGTGCTCGGCCAGCATCTGCTGCGACCACGGCCACGTGGAGTCGCTGTGCGGGAAGTCGTTCGCCCACATGAGCCGCCGCCAGTTCATCATGCCGACGCTCTTGAAGGCGACCCAGTCGTCCTGGAACGTCGTGTAGATGCTCTCGGCGAAGTACTCGGACGGCAGCTTCGAGAGCGCCTGGCCGGGCGGCAGCCAGTTGCGATGGCGCTTGAAGGCGTGGTCCATGCGGTACATGTAGTGCGGCACCCAGCCGGCGTCGGCCTCGACGCAGACGACGCGCAGC from the Deltaproteobacteria bacterium genome contains:
- a CDS encoding LLM class flavin-dependent oxidoreductase, whose protein sequence is MDIGVLAVAGPGRSADTARRLEALGLHTVLFPDSQNLAPEVWGQLMLAAKATTRIRLGPGVTNSITRDPAVTASAALALQVESGGRAVLGIGRGDSSVQRIGKREDPVASFERYLTAVQAYLRGEAVDRDGFASRLEWLEHTDVPKVPVEVAATGRRVVEVAARRADAVCLAVGADPQYVASVLERVRDAARAAGRTLRCGAFVNAVIHDDVPVARDAVRGSAASFARFSAFRGSDLTRLPAPLAAAARWLREHYDMRQHTRTGVPHTAGISDEFVDWFAIAGPVDVARERFRRLAALGLDFCYVIPGSTGMPREVAVTSLVQLGQEVVPALG